A region of Bacillus cabrialesii DNA encodes the following proteins:
- the copZ gene encoding copper chaperone CopZ, translating into MEQKTLQVEGMSCQHCVKAVETSVGELDGVSAVHVDLEAGKVDVSFDADKVSVKDIADAIEDQGYDVAD; encoded by the coding sequence ATGGAACAAAAAACATTGCAAGTTGAAGGAATGTCCTGTCAGCACTGCGTCAAAGCAGTGGAAACGAGCGTAGGAGAACTGGACGGCGTCAGTGCTGTTCATGTTGATCTGGAAGCGGGAAAAGTCGATGTTTCGTTTGATGCTGATAAAGTATCGGTCAAAGACATTGCGGATGCGATAGAAGATCAGGGCTATGATGTAGCCGATTGA
- the csoR gene encoding copper-sensing transcriptional repressor CsoR, protein MEKHNEHKALNHKSSKEKDQITNRLKRIEGQVRGIQNMVENDRYCVDILVQISAVQAAMKNVALHLLEDHAHHCVADAIKSGDGEQAISELLDVFKKFTKS, encoded by the coding sequence ATGGAGAAGCATAACGAACATAAAGCATTAAACCATAAAAGCTCGAAAGAAAAGGATCAAATCACAAACCGGCTGAAGCGGATTGAAGGCCAGGTCAGGGGCATTCAAAATATGGTGGAAAACGATAGATATTGTGTGGATATCCTTGTGCAAATTTCGGCTGTTCAGGCGGCAATGAAAAATGTTGCGCTTCACTTGCTTGAGGACCACGCCCATCATTGTGTAGCGGACGCCATTAAAAGCGGAGACGGGGAACAGGCCATTTCTGAGCTTTTGGACGTCTTTAAAAAGTTCACAAAATCATAA